In one Diprion similis isolate iyDipSimi1 chromosome 6, iyDipSimi1.1, whole genome shotgun sequence genomic region, the following are encoded:
- the LOC124406647 gene encoding tubby-related protein 4 isoform X1 codes for MHLHFEKNNNAKCDCNILSLSWMGKVPDELPEDEGWKLNRTNYYQEGWLATGNARGLVGVTFTTSHCRTRAAELPLRTNYNLRGHRSEVIMVKWNEPYQKLASCDSSGVIFVWIKYEGKWSIELINDRSTPVTYFSWSHDGRMALICYQDGFVLVGSVAGQRYWSSMLNDQATITCGIWTPDDQQVYFGTTAGQLIVMDVHGAMVSEVQLAAAVTSMAWSAEKFKMEEGDDDVTGSQCPQDERSYVLAVCLADGNIVLLRSFDDVSPVTIRTGLRSPLLAEWSNSKKLLAVAGIKDSDNVFQPNPQEFTNLLQFYSDTGVLVYTTAIPYTQCPVSALTWGHNDRRLFVATGARVHAAWVSRRVGSLQLLSRLAVRAALSRESSVQQLPLPPRLRALVAALFASTIRCCVPEPRELRRFVSRPPPGGGRLHCTMLRHAGEPAPCYTLYLEYLGGLVPLLKGRRTSKIRPEFVIFDPQSQETIQTTDFSTQYQAYSDGSDTERDTADLCGSPRNRRKNRRRREEKPVEETDDLAYVDTLPEHARLVEVTSNIWGTKFKIHGLTDSVPANLGQVTYRTSLLHLQPRQMTLVMTELRDDVPAGPDPTFNPNLFSEDEEEVFQEPQGSSRCSLEAQPPPIAPMTPRNSRLNANRPKSQISNQFVTSEALSPALARAESYEDEFSYVDLQDMVSFCENLRATSGNTYRTPPRHNSPRCCDVPTLQSPKNAVAPTQTLIATSNPNTDYTGNIQRVKTALADQQTNMATKKDIENNKTNQISDEKSSLTSNPGNVIPLSIQGGQITGGGNLGSGSCSPSTIINGLSNPGNCSPGQSIFLNGLSGIGCSSGAVLQAASNIQNSGIQMGQMSVHSKNSINVAATGIGCSSGNLNGMSTNSKSAGSANGLCNGPSSPTCSGQVHVAQSQCQLTTSQANGTQQSSKRKDAKPQGCCGKSSPGGNQVGIAPGKSEELRYIDEENSLDLGTVQFRTVHRTPTVVSIGPLCLADPIVRSCSVGYLDLVDAQLVPCEVALRMLRKEAPNKRLVLVSRKTKKRRKNKPQTEISQPNRKPPRLKNCGKSRSLDSSDIFPSTEQIATVPQLPEHLEEASNPESPESRHVEAVADLVETTPSTEVNSKREKADTELQETREVIPEKPTRLEACPSPVRGSSPSGSIASSLDGLAARLRDFDESHSLPPPSPRLTSRLPRSSPSSPAPSKKGKRPASASPIRRRLLSSPLLSRRPRKSRGESSDDEGLPQEESPRNYRNLETFQKAQLRQKLKQRSAGSSGHKSDIFNKREELRMHNKAPMWNESSQVYQLDFGGRVTQESAKNFQIEFRGKQVMQFGRIDGKAYTLDFQYPFSALQAFAVALANVTQRLK; via the exons GTGATCATGGTCAAGTGGAACGAACCCTATCAGAAATTGGCGTCTTGTGATAGCTCGGGGGTGATTTTCGTATGGATAAAGTACGAAGGAAAGTGGAGTATCGAGCTGATCAATGACCGAAGTACACCGGTCACTTATTTCTCCTGGTCTCACGACGGTCGAATGGCCCTAATATGTTATCAG GATGGCTTTGTCTTAGTGGGCAGCGTTGCTGGCCAGAGATATTGGTCGTCGATGCTCAATGACCAGGCAACCATCACATGTGGAATTTGGACTCCAGACGATCAGCAG GTCTACTTCGGAACGACGGCGGGTCAACTGATAGTGATGGATGTCCACGGAGCAATGGTGTCGGAGGTTCAATTGGCAGCAGCGGTGACGTCAATGGCTTGGAGTGcagagaaattcaaaatggaagAAGGGGACGATGACGTAACCGGTAGCCAGTGTCCGCAAG ACGAACGAAGCTACGTGTTGGCGGTTTGTCTTGCCGACGGAAATATCGTCCTGCTCCGTTCCTTCGACGACGTTTCACCCGTGACGATACGAACAGGGTTGAGGTCACCTTTGCTTGCCGAATGGAGCAATTCCAAGAAGCTTTTGGCAGTCGCTGGTATCAAGGATTCCGACAACGTTTTTCAACCCAATCCTCAAGAGTTCACGAATTTGTTGCAGTTCTATTCCGATACTGGCGTTTTGGTCTACACCACGGCGATACCGTACACGCAA TGTCCTGTATCGGCGTTGACCTGGGGTCACAACGATAGAAGATTGTTCGTTGCAACGGGAGCGCGAGTCCACGCAGCTTGGGTGTCTAG GCGTGTTGGTTCTCTCCAATTACTCTCAAGGCTTGCTGTCCGCGCTGCTCTCTCCAGAGAATCCAGCGTGCAGCAGTTGCCTTTACCACCAAGACTGAGAGCTTTAGTCGCTGCCCTTTTCGCAAGCACCATAAG ATGCTGCGTACCGGAACCGAGGGAATTGCGGCGTTTCGTATCGCGTCCACCTCCCGGGGGTGGACGACTGCATTGTACGATGCTTCGGCACGCGGGTGAACCAGCGCCGTGTTACACACTGTACTTGGAGTATCTCGGAGGCTTAGTACCACTGCTCAAGGGTAGAAGGACGAGCAAAATTCGTCCAGAGTTTGTGATATTCGATCCGCAGAGTCAAGAGACGATACAGACGACAGATTTTTCTACACAGTATCAGGCTTACAGCGACGGATCTGACACCGAAAGAGACACTGCGGATTTGTGCGGATCACCGAGGAACAGAAGAAAGAACAGGAGGAGGCGGGAGGAAAAACCCGTCGAAGAAACCGACGACCTCGCATACGTCGACACTCTGCCGGAG CACGCGAGATTAGTGGAAGTTACGTCAAACATTTGGGGGACCAAGTTCAAGATTCACGGGCTAACAGACTCCGTTCCCGCTAACTTGGGTCAAGTTACATATCGAACGTCACTTTTGCATCTGCAGCCAAGACAGATGACTCTGGTCATGACTGAGTTGAGAGATGATGTACCGGCGG GTCCAGACCCGACGTTCAATCCAAACCTTTTCTCCGAGGATGAAGAAGAAGTGTTCCAGGAGCCGCAGGGAAGCTCACGATGCAGTTTGGAGGCCCAACCACCGCCAATCGCCCCAATGACCCCGAGAAATTCCCGACTGAACGCGAATCGTCCAAAGTCGCAGATCTCTAACCAATTCGTAACGTCGGAAGCTCTTTCGCCGGCGCTCGCGCGAGCCGAGAGTTACGAGGACGAATTTTCGTACGTAGATTTACAGGACATGGTGAGCTTCTGCGAGAACCTCAGAGCCACTTCTGGAAACACGTACAGAACACCTCCGCGACACAACTCGCCGAGATGCTGCGACGTGCCGACGTTACAATCTCCGAAAAACGCGGTAGCGCCGACGCAGACGTTGATAGCAACCTCAAACCCAAACACGGACTACACGGGTAACATTCAAAGGGTAAAAACAGCGCTGGCCGACCAGCAGACGAACATGGCGACGAAAAAGGATATCGAGAACAATAAAACGAATCAAATATCAGACGAGAAGTCGAGCCTAACTTCGAACCCCGGTAACGTCATCCCCCTATCGATTCAGGGCGGACAAATTACCGGTGGTGGTAATTTGGGCTCGGGTTCTTGCTCGCCAAGTACAATAATCAACGGCTTAAGCAATCCCGGTAACTGTTCCCCGGGGCAGTCCATATTCCTGAACGGTTTAAGCGGCATCGGATGTTCAAGTGGCGCAGTTTTACAAGCCGCTTCCAACATCCAAAATTCCGGCATTCAGATGGGTCAGATGTCGGTGCATTCGAAGAATAGTATAAACGTAGCCGCCACCGGGATCGGATGCTCAAGCGGAAATTTGAACGGCATGTCGACGAATTCGAAGAGTGCTGGGAGTGCGAATGGTTTGTGTAACGGGCCAAGTTCACCGACTTGTTCAGGCCAAGTGCACGTGGCTCAGAGTCAATGTCAATTGACGACGAGTCAAGCAAACGGCACCCAGCAGAGTTCGAAGAGAAAAGACGCGAAGCCGCAGGGTTGCTGCGGAAAGTCGAGCCCTGGTGGAAACCAGGTGGGAATAGCACCGGGAAAATCTGAAGAGCTTCGTTATATCGACGAGGAGAATTCCCTCGATTTGGGCACCGTTCAGTTTCGGACTGTCCACAGAACGCCGACGGTGGTTAGTATCGGACCACTTTGTCTCGCTGACCCGATAGTGAGAAGCTGCAGCGTTGGCTACCTGGACTTGGTCGACGCACAGCTGGTGCCTTGCGAGGTAGCGCTCAGGATGCTACGGAAAGAAGCACCGAACAAGAGGCTGGTGCTCGTTTCTCGAAAGACCAAGAAGAGGCGGAAGAACAAACCACAGACCGAGATCTCACAGCCGAACAGAAAACCTCCGAGGTTGAAAAACTGCGGTAAATCGCGCAGCTTGGACTCCAGCGACATATTTCCGAGTACCGAACAGATCGCCACAGTGCCTCAGCTACCCGAACACCTGGAAGAGGCTTCGAACCCCGAATCTCCGGAAAGCAGACACGTGGAAGCCGTCGCAGATCTCGTCGAAACCACTCCTTCTACTGAGGTCAATTCTAAACGCGAAAAGGCGGATACCGAGCTCCAGGAAACCCGCGAAGTCATACCTGAAAAGCCCACCAGACTAGAGGCTTGTCCGTCTCCGGTCAG AGGGTCCAGTCCAAGTGGCTCGATCGCTTCTTCCCTGGACGGACTCGCGGCTAGGCTGAGAGATTTCGACGAGAGTCACTCCCTGCCGCCACCGTCTCCACGACTGACTTCAAG ATTGCCCAGAAGTTCACCGAGCAGCCCAGCACCGTCAAAGAAAGGAAAACGACCAGCGTCCGCTTCCCCGATCAGACGAAGGCTTCTGTCGAGTCCTTTGCTGAGCAGGAGACCCAGAAAAAGTCGGGGAGAAAGTTCGGACGACGAAGGGTTGCCCCAGGAGGAATCGCCAAGGAATTATCGCAACTTGGAGACCTTCCAAAAGGCCCAACTTCGCCAAAAG TTGAAGCAGCGAAGCGCCGGATCCTCGGGACATAAATCGGACATTTTCAACAAACGAGAGGAACTGCGAATGCACAACAAGGCTCCGATGTGGAACGAGTCGAGTCAGGTGTACCAGCTCGACTTTGGCGGCAGAGTCACTCAAGAGAgtgccaaaaattttcaaatcgaattCAGGGGCAAGCAG gtaATGCAGTTCGGTAGGATAGACGGTAAAGCCTACACTCTGGACTTCCAATACCCCTTCAGTGCATTGCAGGCCTTCGCCGTGGCACTTGCAAATGTTACACAGCGGCTCAAGTAA
- the LOC124406647 gene encoding tubby-related protein 4 isoform X2, giving the protein MHLHFEKNNNAKCDCNILSLSWMGKVPDELPEDEGWKLNRTNYYQEGWLATGNARGLVGVTFTTSHCRTRAAELPLRTNYNLRGHRSEVIMVKWNEPYQKLASCDSSGVIFVWIKYEGKWSIELINDRSTPVTYFSWSHDGRMALICYQDGFVLVGSVAGQRYWSSMLNDQATITCGIWTPDDQQVYFGTTAGQLIVMDVHGAMVSEVQLAAAVTSMAWSAEKFKMEEGDDDVTGSQCPQDERSYVLAVCLADGNIVLLRSFDDVSPVTIRTGLRSPLLAEWSNSKKLLAVAGIKDSDNVFQPNPQEFTNLLQFYSDTGVLVYTTAIPYTQCPVSALTWGHNDRRLFVATGARVHAAWVSRRVGSLQLLSRLAVRAALSRESSVQQLPLPPRLRALVAALFASTIRCCVPEPRELRRFVSRPPPGGGRLHCTMLRHAGEPAPCYTLYLEYLGGLVPLLKGRRTSKIRPEFVIFDPQSQETIQTTDFSTQYQAYSDGSDTERDTADLCGSPRNRRKNRRRREEKPVEETDDLAYVDTLPEHARLVEVTSNIWGTKFKIHGLTDSVPANLGQVTYRTSLLHLQPRQMTLVMTELRDDVPAGPDPTFNPNLFSEDEEEVFQEPQGSSRCSLEAQPPPIAPMTPRNSRLNANRPKSQISNQFVTSEALSPALARAESYEDEFSYVDLQDMVSFCENLRATSGNTYRTPPRHNSPRCCDVPTLQSPKNAVAPTQTLIATSNPNTDYTGNIQRVKTALADQQTNMATKKDIENNKTNQISDEKSSLTSNPGNVIPLSIQGGQITGGGNLGSGSCSPSTIINGLSNPGNCSPGQSIFLNGLSGIGCSSGAVLQAASNIQNSGIQMGQMSVHSKNSINVAATGIGCSSGNLNGMSTNSKSAGSANGLCNGPSSPTCSGQVHVAQSQCQLTTSQANGTQQSSKRKDAKPQGCCGKSSPGGNQVGIAPGKSEELRYIDEENSLDLGTVQFRTVHRTPTVVSIGPLCLADPIVRSCSVGYLDLVDAQLVPCEVALRMLRKEAPNKRLVLVSRKTKKRRKNKPQTEISQPNRKPPRLKNCGKSRSLDSSDIFPSTEQIATVPQLPEHLEEASNPESPESRHVEAVADLVETTPSTEVNSKREKADTELQETREVIPEKPTRLEACPSPVRGSSPSGSIASSLDGLAARLRDFDESHSLPPPSPRLTSRLPRSSPSSPAPSKKGKRPASASPIRRRLLSSPLLSRRPRKSRGESSDDEGLPQEESPRNYRNLETFQKAQLRQKRSAGSSGHKSDIFNKREELRMHNKAPMWNESSQVYQLDFGGRVTQESAKNFQIEFRGKQVMQFGRIDGKAYTLDFQYPFSALQAFAVALANVTQRLK; this is encoded by the exons GTGATCATGGTCAAGTGGAACGAACCCTATCAGAAATTGGCGTCTTGTGATAGCTCGGGGGTGATTTTCGTATGGATAAAGTACGAAGGAAAGTGGAGTATCGAGCTGATCAATGACCGAAGTACACCGGTCACTTATTTCTCCTGGTCTCACGACGGTCGAATGGCCCTAATATGTTATCAG GATGGCTTTGTCTTAGTGGGCAGCGTTGCTGGCCAGAGATATTGGTCGTCGATGCTCAATGACCAGGCAACCATCACATGTGGAATTTGGACTCCAGACGATCAGCAG GTCTACTTCGGAACGACGGCGGGTCAACTGATAGTGATGGATGTCCACGGAGCAATGGTGTCGGAGGTTCAATTGGCAGCAGCGGTGACGTCAATGGCTTGGAGTGcagagaaattcaaaatggaagAAGGGGACGATGACGTAACCGGTAGCCAGTGTCCGCAAG ACGAACGAAGCTACGTGTTGGCGGTTTGTCTTGCCGACGGAAATATCGTCCTGCTCCGTTCCTTCGACGACGTTTCACCCGTGACGATACGAACAGGGTTGAGGTCACCTTTGCTTGCCGAATGGAGCAATTCCAAGAAGCTTTTGGCAGTCGCTGGTATCAAGGATTCCGACAACGTTTTTCAACCCAATCCTCAAGAGTTCACGAATTTGTTGCAGTTCTATTCCGATACTGGCGTTTTGGTCTACACCACGGCGATACCGTACACGCAA TGTCCTGTATCGGCGTTGACCTGGGGTCACAACGATAGAAGATTGTTCGTTGCAACGGGAGCGCGAGTCCACGCAGCTTGGGTGTCTAG GCGTGTTGGTTCTCTCCAATTACTCTCAAGGCTTGCTGTCCGCGCTGCTCTCTCCAGAGAATCCAGCGTGCAGCAGTTGCCTTTACCACCAAGACTGAGAGCTTTAGTCGCTGCCCTTTTCGCAAGCACCATAAG ATGCTGCGTACCGGAACCGAGGGAATTGCGGCGTTTCGTATCGCGTCCACCTCCCGGGGGTGGACGACTGCATTGTACGATGCTTCGGCACGCGGGTGAACCAGCGCCGTGTTACACACTGTACTTGGAGTATCTCGGAGGCTTAGTACCACTGCTCAAGGGTAGAAGGACGAGCAAAATTCGTCCAGAGTTTGTGATATTCGATCCGCAGAGTCAAGAGACGATACAGACGACAGATTTTTCTACACAGTATCAGGCTTACAGCGACGGATCTGACACCGAAAGAGACACTGCGGATTTGTGCGGATCACCGAGGAACAGAAGAAAGAACAGGAGGAGGCGGGAGGAAAAACCCGTCGAAGAAACCGACGACCTCGCATACGTCGACACTCTGCCGGAG CACGCGAGATTAGTGGAAGTTACGTCAAACATTTGGGGGACCAAGTTCAAGATTCACGGGCTAACAGACTCCGTTCCCGCTAACTTGGGTCAAGTTACATATCGAACGTCACTTTTGCATCTGCAGCCAAGACAGATGACTCTGGTCATGACTGAGTTGAGAGATGATGTACCGGCGG GTCCAGACCCGACGTTCAATCCAAACCTTTTCTCCGAGGATGAAGAAGAAGTGTTCCAGGAGCCGCAGGGAAGCTCACGATGCAGTTTGGAGGCCCAACCACCGCCAATCGCCCCAATGACCCCGAGAAATTCCCGACTGAACGCGAATCGTCCAAAGTCGCAGATCTCTAACCAATTCGTAACGTCGGAAGCTCTTTCGCCGGCGCTCGCGCGAGCCGAGAGTTACGAGGACGAATTTTCGTACGTAGATTTACAGGACATGGTGAGCTTCTGCGAGAACCTCAGAGCCACTTCTGGAAACACGTACAGAACACCTCCGCGACACAACTCGCCGAGATGCTGCGACGTGCCGACGTTACAATCTCCGAAAAACGCGGTAGCGCCGACGCAGACGTTGATAGCAACCTCAAACCCAAACACGGACTACACGGGTAACATTCAAAGGGTAAAAACAGCGCTGGCCGACCAGCAGACGAACATGGCGACGAAAAAGGATATCGAGAACAATAAAACGAATCAAATATCAGACGAGAAGTCGAGCCTAACTTCGAACCCCGGTAACGTCATCCCCCTATCGATTCAGGGCGGACAAATTACCGGTGGTGGTAATTTGGGCTCGGGTTCTTGCTCGCCAAGTACAATAATCAACGGCTTAAGCAATCCCGGTAACTGTTCCCCGGGGCAGTCCATATTCCTGAACGGTTTAAGCGGCATCGGATGTTCAAGTGGCGCAGTTTTACAAGCCGCTTCCAACATCCAAAATTCCGGCATTCAGATGGGTCAGATGTCGGTGCATTCGAAGAATAGTATAAACGTAGCCGCCACCGGGATCGGATGCTCAAGCGGAAATTTGAACGGCATGTCGACGAATTCGAAGAGTGCTGGGAGTGCGAATGGTTTGTGTAACGGGCCAAGTTCACCGACTTGTTCAGGCCAAGTGCACGTGGCTCAGAGTCAATGTCAATTGACGACGAGTCAAGCAAACGGCACCCAGCAGAGTTCGAAGAGAAAAGACGCGAAGCCGCAGGGTTGCTGCGGAAAGTCGAGCCCTGGTGGAAACCAGGTGGGAATAGCACCGGGAAAATCTGAAGAGCTTCGTTATATCGACGAGGAGAATTCCCTCGATTTGGGCACCGTTCAGTTTCGGACTGTCCACAGAACGCCGACGGTGGTTAGTATCGGACCACTTTGTCTCGCTGACCCGATAGTGAGAAGCTGCAGCGTTGGCTACCTGGACTTGGTCGACGCACAGCTGGTGCCTTGCGAGGTAGCGCTCAGGATGCTACGGAAAGAAGCACCGAACAAGAGGCTGGTGCTCGTTTCTCGAAAGACCAAGAAGAGGCGGAAGAACAAACCACAGACCGAGATCTCACAGCCGAACAGAAAACCTCCGAGGTTGAAAAACTGCGGTAAATCGCGCAGCTTGGACTCCAGCGACATATTTCCGAGTACCGAACAGATCGCCACAGTGCCTCAGCTACCCGAACACCTGGAAGAGGCTTCGAACCCCGAATCTCCGGAAAGCAGACACGTGGAAGCCGTCGCAGATCTCGTCGAAACCACTCCTTCTACTGAGGTCAATTCTAAACGCGAAAAGGCGGATACCGAGCTCCAGGAAACCCGCGAAGTCATACCTGAAAAGCCCACCAGACTAGAGGCTTGTCCGTCTCCGGTCAG AGGGTCCAGTCCAAGTGGCTCGATCGCTTCTTCCCTGGACGGACTCGCGGCTAGGCTGAGAGATTTCGACGAGAGTCACTCCCTGCCGCCACCGTCTCCACGACTGACTTCAAG ATTGCCCAGAAGTTCACCGAGCAGCCCAGCACCGTCAAAGAAAGGAAAACGACCAGCGTCCGCTTCCCCGATCAGACGAAGGCTTCTGTCGAGTCCTTTGCTGAGCAGGAGACCCAGAAAAAGTCGGGGAGAAAGTTCGGACGACGAAGGGTTGCCCCAGGAGGAATCGCCAAGGAATTATCGCAACTTGGAGACCTTCCAAAAGGCCCAACTTCGCCAAAAG CGAAGCGCCGGATCCTCGGGACATAAATCGGACATTTTCAACAAACGAGAGGAACTGCGAATGCACAACAAGGCTCCGATGTGGAACGAGTCGAGTCAGGTGTACCAGCTCGACTTTGGCGGCAGAGTCACTCAAGAGAgtgccaaaaattttcaaatcgaattCAGGGGCAAGCAG gtaATGCAGTTCGGTAGGATAGACGGTAAAGCCTACACTCTGGACTTCCAATACCCCTTCAGTGCATTGCAGGCCTTCGCCGTGGCACTTGCAAATGTTACACAGCGGCTCAAGTAA